The following coding sequences are from one Nicotiana tomentosiformis chromosome 3, ASM39032v3, whole genome shotgun sequence window:
- the LOC104086452 gene encoding probable inactive receptor kinase At2g26730 codes for MIPVTRWVILSIFFHVLLVLANSETFEVRQALVKFMNEISLGNISKDVNFGWNLSSDPCTNKWEGITCDSGMQHVQHIVLDQKNLTGILDAASVCEATSLAVLSLNENKIIGILTQEISNCRRLTHLYLRRNKLTSNLPSSLSRLNNLKRFVVSDNAFSGQLPDMSRISGLLTFLAERNQLTGQIPKFDFSNLVDFNVSYNNLTGPVPDVKDHFDSNSFLGNPGLCGVPLSNTCPPSPSPPPPSVAKKKKLSYLIYLGYAILGLIIIFLLALKLFKCIRRKKSKSTALKDQNKNTSSGESKAPGNRSEYSITSPENSMFSASFEILSSPMANKLRFEDLLRAPAELIGKGRHGSVYKVEADGGVTLVVKRIRGWNISKDDFKKRMHRIHQMKHPHMLPLIAFYSSKQEKLTVYKYQQNGSLFKHLHSSQGNQIFDWASRLGIAATVAKALAFMHEGLQNDDIPHGNLKSTNILLNENMEASISEYGLMVNNEHQSFVAQSDNNIREDDSVTISARNAFKMDVYSFGVILLELLTGKPVQASGNDLARWVNSVVREEWSGEVFDKALIADAANEEGMINLLQVAIKCINPSPDSRPNMKEVALIINSVKEDDEKSLSIFSSEV; via the exons ATGATTCCAGTTACAAGATGGGTAATCTTGAGCATATTCTTTCACGTGTTGCTAGTACTGGCAAATTCAGAGACTTTCGAAGTGAGGCAAGCATTGGTCAAGTTCATGAACGAGATTTCTCTTGGAAACATCTCAAAAGATGTAAACTTTGGATGGAATTTATCATCTGATCCCTGTACCAACAAATGGGAGGGGATAACTTGTGATTCAGGAATGCAACATGTGCAACATATCGTTCTTGATCAGAAGAATCTCACTGGAATTCTTGATGCTGCTTCTGTCTGTGAGGCTACTTCCCTTGCTGTACTAAGCTTGAATGAGAACAAAATTATTGGCATTTTAACACAAGAAATATCAAACTGCAGGCGTCTCACACACTTGTATCTGCGTAGGAACAAATTAACAAGCAATTTACCAAGCTCTCTTTCGCGATTAAATAATTTGAAAAGGTTTGTTGTTTCAGACAATGCCTTCTCAGGGCAGCTACCTGATATGTCAAGAATATCAGGGTTGCTAACTTTTTTGGCAGAAAGAAACCAGCTAACAGGGCAAATACCAAAATTTGATTTTTCCAATCTTGTAGATTTCAATGTCTCCTACAATAATTTAACTGGTCCAGTTCCTGATGTCAAGGACCATTTTGATTCCAACAGTTTTTTGGGTAATCCTGGATTATGTGGAGTGCCATTGTCAAACACATGTCCACCATCGCCATCGCCACCTCCTCCTTCAGTTGCTAAGAAGAAAAAATTATCATACCTTATCTATCTTGGCTATGCTATTCTTGGACTGATTATAATATTTCTACTTGCATTAAAGCTTTTTAAGTGCATTAGGAGGAAAAAGAGCAAGAGTACTGCTCTAAAGGATCAGAACAAGAACACTAGCTCTGGTGAGTCAAAGGCTCCTGGAAACAGGTCAGAATATTCAATAACATCTCCAGAAAACTCAATGTTCTCAGCATCTTTTGAAATCCTTTCAAGTCCTATGGCTAACAAATTGAGATTCGAGGATTTGCTTCGAGCTCCTGCTGAACTGATCGGGAAAGGAAGACATGGAAGTGTTTACAAGGTAGAAGCTGATGGAGGAGTAACATTGGTAGTAAAGAGGATAAGGGGATGGAATATTTCAAAAGATGATTTCAAGAAGAGGATGCATAGAATACATCAAATGAAGCATCCTCATATGTTACCCCTTATTGCCTTCTACAGTTCCAAGCAAGAGAAGCTAACAGTTTACAAGTACCAGCAGAATGGCAGTCTCTTCAAGCATCTCCATT CATCTCAGGGCAACCAAATTTTCGACTGGGCAAGCAGATTAGGAATTGCAGCCACTGTAGCTAAGGCCTTAGCTTTCATGCATGAAGGCCTTCAGAATGATGATATTCCTCATGGAAACTTGAAATCCACCAACATTTTGCTGAACGAAAACATGGAAGCCAGTATCAGCGAGTATGGTCTAATGGTCAACAATGAACACCAGTCATTTGTTGCTCAAAGTGATAACAACATCAGAGAAGATGATTCGGTCACAATTAGTGCACGTAACGCTTTCAAGATGGATGTTTATAGTTTTGGAGTGATTCTTCTTGAATTGCTCACAGGTAAGCCTGTTCAGGCTAGTGGAAATGATTTGGCTAGGTGGGTAAATTCAGTGGTTAGAGAGGAATGGAGTGGTGAAGTTTTCGACAAGGCGCTCATTGCAGATGCTGCAAATGAAGAAGGAATGATCAATCTGTTGCAAGTAGCTATCAAATGCATAAATCCATCACCAGATTCAAGGCCAAACATGAAGGAAGTTGCTTTAATCATCAATTCTGTTAAGGAAGACGATGAGAAATCCTTGTCCATATTCAGCAGTGAGGTCTGA
- the LOC104086451 gene encoding membrane protein of ER body-like protein has product MEIVKSLVYGGLIESITSLVVIFSAAASDADTLKILTIGVANWIGGVFIICQNLMDLKINFTGVGSNLSNQSDQYQELLGQKEHFLLHATVALISYFTFGLVPPVVYGFTYLKSDNKDCKLIAVAIASSLCIIMLATAKAYTRGANKFSKYVKTVLFYGIAASMASGVGYVAGHFVKRLMDKLGWFEKIQPGHSIDIFCSDTCLL; this is encoded by the exons ATGGAGATCGTAAAAAGCCTAGTATATGGAGGTTTAATAGAGTCAATTACAAGCTTAGTTGTGATTTTCTCCGCAGCTGCTTCCGACGCTGATACAC TGAAGATCCTAACTATTGGAGTGGCAAATTGGATAGGTGGAGTTTTTATCATTTGTCAGAAT TTGATGGACTTGAAAATTAATTTTACCGGAGTAGGTTCCAATTTAAGTAATCAAAGCGATCAATACCAAGAGCTACTTGGCCAAAAAGAGCATTTCCTACTTCATGCAACTGTTGCCCTGATATCATATTTTACCTTTGGCCTTGTTCCACCAGTAGTATATGGCTTCACATATCTTAAGAGTGATAACAAAGACTGCAAGCTTATAGCAGTTGCAATCGCTTCTTCTCTGTGCATTATCATGCTTGCTACTGCAAAGGCTTATACTCGAGGAGCAAACAAGTTCAGTAAATACGTCAAGACTGTCCTATTCTATGGTATAGCTGCAAGTATGGCCTCAGGTGTTGGTTATGTAGCAGGCCATTTCGTTAAGAGGCTCATGGATAAATTAGGTTGGTTTGAGAAAATCCAACCTGGTCATTCTATTGACATCTTTTGCAGTGATACCTGCCTATTGTAA